The following are from one region of the Arachis duranensis cultivar V14167 chromosome 10, aradu.V14167.gnm2.J7QH, whole genome shotgun sequence genome:
- the LOC107471411 gene encoding uncharacterized protein LOC107471411, with protein MRLLMSSSDQDEGEMKIFTNWILDVGNGNIGSVVGDESEVEISDDLLITTTDDPLSHLVDFAYPNLLQNMSDYRYFQSRAILAPTLKSVEKVNDFVLTIFPGMEKEYLSSDTTCQTDENEDIKQEWFTPEFLNNIKCSGLLNHKLTLKPEVAIMLLRNIDQTSGLCNETRLIVNKLGSNVIGATVVTGKNIGDKVYIPRRNLIPSDSGLPFKFQWRQFSLTVYFAMTINMSQDQSLSHVWLYLPKSVFTHGQLYVALSRVKSRSGLRI; from the exons ATGAGGCTTCTAATGTCTTCTTCGGATCAAGACGAAGGTGAAATGAAGATATTTACTAATTGGATACTTGATGTTGGAAATGGAAATATTGGCTCTGTTGTTGGTGATGAATCAGAAGTTGAAATTTCAGATGATCTATTGATTACAACTACTGATGATCCTCTCTCTCATTTGGTAGACTTTGCATATCCAAATTTGTTGCAAAACATGTCAGATTATAGGTATTTTCAGAGTAGAGCAATTCTTGCACCCACACTTAAGAGTGTCGAGAAGGTAAACGATTTTGTCTTGACAATCTTTCCAGGGATGGAAAAGGAGTATTTGAGCTCTGACACAACATGTCAAACTGATGAGAATGAAGATATAAAACAAGAGTGGTTCACACCAGAGTTTCTAAATAACATCAAATGTTCGGGACTACTCAATCACAAGTTGACTTTGAAGCCAGAAGTGGCTATAATGCTACTGCGAAACATAGACCAGACTTCAGGTTTATGCAACGAAACAAGATTAATAGTTAACAAACTTGGCAGCAACGTAATTGGAGCGACGGTAGTGACCGGTAAAAATATTGGAGATAAAGTGTACATTCCAAGAAGAAACTTGATTCCTTCAGATTCAGGATTGCCATTTAAGTTCCAATGGAGACAATTTTCATTAACAGTATACTTTGCAATGACCATTAACATGAGTCAGGATCAATCATTATCACATGTATGGCTTTATTTGCCAAAATCAGTGTTCACCCATGGACAACTTTATGTTGCTTTGTCAAGAGTTAAGAGTCGCAGTGGTCTCAGG atataa